A window from Branchiostoma lanceolatum isolate klBraLanc5 chromosome 9, klBraLanc5.hap2, whole genome shotgun sequence encodes these proteins:
- the LOC136441221 gene encoding KICSTOR subunit 2-like isoform X1, whose product MANVQVSQSSLPPVSIEQAFLETYFHALSQFAYDKAKEFAEKDRDSRKTNYGSTWTSLLNSLSHLAMAEKMYASLGYLGQKKWFSGRESLRSTYSSLLTELRKIEDTGRQAVGGTAPSLEKLLAHLCGQLSSFVAARLETMDFYETLCSMGSSRVIGYSEVAVNLAGIIQRHSKSFHHPILTPLKTSFSDELSILFHLLQAQADMAVWCFLPALLHLHEAHSKLNSWAAIVQMAKEQSQKKGFELFGSASTKVPQVPPLHQWLLSFKAALVSKFSLYFNETLSKQSTPPEMKTLLAKTSCDYMAKFATFLRKSDAINLSIVLDTRGLEETYKGHGYHHPAAKVEPPKGLDSYPAIVSIPGERPQHHWPNLIMIMNNNAAEMNTMERIVYFYDKAFQSTYYMMRIEPKMTLVVIFETKRAEKDSYVNTFLTEIGSQLKNNKLLLNLKPGSK is encoded by the exons ATGGCGAATGTACAGGTATCGCAGTCTAGTCTGCCGCCAGTCTCCATCGAGCAGGCGTTTCTGGAGACGTACTTCCACGCCCTGAGCCAGTTCGCGTACGACAAGGCCAAGGAGTTCGCG GAGAAGGACCGTGACTCCAGGAAGACGAACTATGGGTCCACCTGGACGTCGCTGCTGAACTCCCTGTCTCACCTGGCCATGGCGGAGAAGATGTACGCCTCCCTGGGCTACTTGGGACAGAAGAAGTGGTTCAGCGGGAGAGAG TCCCTCAGGTCCACTTATTCATCGTTGCTGACAGAGCTGCGTAAGATAGAGGACACAGGTCGTCAGGCGGTGGGAGGCACTGCCCCGTCCCTGGAGAAACTCCTGGCCCACCTGTGTGGGCAACTCTCATCCTTTGTCGCAGCCAGGCTGGAAACAATGGACTT CTATGAAACTCTGTGTTCCATGGGATCCAGTCGAGTCATTGGTTACTCAGAAGTAGCTGTTAACTTGGCTGGCATCATACAGAG ACACAGTAAGAGTTTCCACCACCCGATCCTGACCCCCCTGAAGACCAGTTTCAGTGATGAGTTGTCGATCCTGTTCCACCTGCTGCAGGCCCAGGCCGACATGGCCGTCTGGTGTTTCCTCCCAGCACTCCTGCATCTACACGAAGCACACTCCAAACTCAACTCATGGGCAGCCATCGTGCAGATGGCAAAAGAA cAGAGTCAGAAAAAGGGTTTTGAGCTGTTTGGCAGCGCCTCCACCAAGGTGCCACAGGTCCCACCTCTCCACCAATGGCTGCTCAGTTTCAAGGCTGCCCTCGTTTCCAAG ttcTCCTTGTATTTCAATGAGACTTTGAGTAAACAGTCCACTCCACCAGAGATGAAGACCCTTCTAGCAAAGACATCATGTGACTACATGGCAAA GTTTGCCACCTTTCTGCGTAAATCGGATGCGATAAACCTGTCGATCGTGCTGGACACTCGTGGACTGGAGGAGACATACAAGGGCCACGGGTACCACCACCCCGCCGCCAAGGTGGAGCCACCCAAGGGCCTGGACAGTTACCCTGCCATTGTGTCTATCCCAGGG GAGAGACCCCAGCATCACTGGCCCAACCTGATCATGATCATGAACAACAACGCTGCAGAGATGAACACCATGGAGAGGATAGTTTACTTCTACGACAAG GCCTTCCAGAGCACCTACTACATGATGAGAATAGAGCCTAAGATGACGCTGGTGGTGATATTTGAGACCAAGAGAGCAGAGAAGGACTCCTATGTCAATACATTCCTTACAG AAATTGGATCCCAACTCAAAAACAATAAGCTGCTACTTAATCTAAAACCTGGATCAAAGTGA
- the LOC136441221 gene encoding KICSTOR subunit 2-like isoform X2, with amino-acid sequence MANVQVSQSSLPPVSIEQAFLETYFHALSQFAYDKAKEFAEKDRDSRKTNYGSTWTSLLNSLSHLAMAEKMYASLGYLGQKKWFSGRESLRSTYSSLLTELRKIEDTGRQAVGGTAPSLEKLLAHLCGQLSSFVAARLETMDFYETLCSMGSSRVIGYSEVAVNLAGIIQRHSKSFHHPILTPLKTSFSDELSILFHLLQAQADMAVWCFLPALLHLHEAHSKLNSWAAIVQMAKESQKKGFELFGSASTKVPQVPPLHQWLLSFKAALVSKFSLYFNETLSKQSTPPEMKTLLAKTSCDYMAKFATFLRKSDAINLSIVLDTRGLEETYKGHGYHHPAAKVEPPKGLDSYPAIVSIPGERPQHHWPNLIMIMNNNAAEMNTMERIVYFYDKAFQSTYYMMRIEPKMTLVVIFETKRAEKDSYVNTFLTEIGSQLKNNKLLLNLKPGSK; translated from the exons ATGGCGAATGTACAGGTATCGCAGTCTAGTCTGCCGCCAGTCTCCATCGAGCAGGCGTTTCTGGAGACGTACTTCCACGCCCTGAGCCAGTTCGCGTACGACAAGGCCAAGGAGTTCGCG GAGAAGGACCGTGACTCCAGGAAGACGAACTATGGGTCCACCTGGACGTCGCTGCTGAACTCCCTGTCTCACCTGGCCATGGCGGAGAAGATGTACGCCTCCCTGGGCTACTTGGGACAGAAGAAGTGGTTCAGCGGGAGAGAG TCCCTCAGGTCCACTTATTCATCGTTGCTGACAGAGCTGCGTAAGATAGAGGACACAGGTCGTCAGGCGGTGGGAGGCACTGCCCCGTCCCTGGAGAAACTCCTGGCCCACCTGTGTGGGCAACTCTCATCCTTTGTCGCAGCCAGGCTGGAAACAATGGACTT CTATGAAACTCTGTGTTCCATGGGATCCAGTCGAGTCATTGGTTACTCAGAAGTAGCTGTTAACTTGGCTGGCATCATACAGAG ACACAGTAAGAGTTTCCACCACCCGATCCTGACCCCCCTGAAGACCAGTTTCAGTGATGAGTTGTCGATCCTGTTCCACCTGCTGCAGGCCCAGGCCGACATGGCCGTCTGGTGTTTCCTCCCAGCACTCCTGCATCTACACGAAGCACACTCCAAACTCAACTCATGGGCAGCCATCGTGCAGATGGCAAAAGAA AGTCAGAAAAAGGGTTTTGAGCTGTTTGGCAGCGCCTCCACCAAGGTGCCACAGGTCCCACCTCTCCACCAATGGCTGCTCAGTTTCAAGGCTGCCCTCGTTTCCAAG ttcTCCTTGTATTTCAATGAGACTTTGAGTAAACAGTCCACTCCACCAGAGATGAAGACCCTTCTAGCAAAGACATCATGTGACTACATGGCAAA GTTTGCCACCTTTCTGCGTAAATCGGATGCGATAAACCTGTCGATCGTGCTGGACACTCGTGGACTGGAGGAGACATACAAGGGCCACGGGTACCACCACCCCGCCGCCAAGGTGGAGCCACCCAAGGGCCTGGACAGTTACCCTGCCATTGTGTCTATCCCAGGG GAGAGACCCCAGCATCACTGGCCCAACCTGATCATGATCATGAACAACAACGCTGCAGAGATGAACACCATGGAGAGGATAGTTTACTTCTACGACAAG GCCTTCCAGAGCACCTACTACATGATGAGAATAGAGCCTAAGATGACGCTGGTGGTGATATTTGAGACCAAGAGAGCAGAGAAGGACTCCTATGTCAATACATTCCTTACAG AAATTGGATCCCAACTCAAAAACAATAAGCTGCTACTTAATCTAAAACCTGGATCAAAGTGA